From Mycobacterium cookii:
GGTCGGGACCCAGCACGTCGCAGTGTTTCTCCGGCGCCAGGAAAGAACTCGCGCCGCTGTAGATCAGGTGCGGAACTGCCACGCAGCGTTGCCATGTGCCGTCGGGTTGGACAGGCCCATCGCACTTACTGAGGACGGGTCCCCCGTATTGGCAGCCGGCGCTGGCCGGCGGCGCCGAGGCGAGCAACTCCGCGGCGATCAGCATGGCGACGAACCCTCCGACGATGCAGCGCGACATGGTTTGACGCTACTGCCTTTGAGGCCTAGAACGGAGGCGGTTCGTCGTCGGACCCAGCGCGCGCATAGGTGTGGGCACGTAGTCGGACCAATCTGTCGTTGCGATTGAGGTTGCGCTCGGCGGTTATCCGCTGCGATCGCTGCTGCGCTCGCGTGCGTCGACGGGTCGGCATCATCGCGGTCCGATCGCCACAGCGGTCATCGGCGGTCGGCGAAGGCGAGCGTGATTCCCCGGTGGGCACCGTCAGCGCGGGGAACAGGATGGCGCTGCCGGGACTGGTGACATAGGTCAGCCCCGACGGCAGCGTCCATATCACTGTGCCGTCGGCCAGCTGCCTGTCGCGCCAGCCCCAGAAAGTCTTGAGCAGATGGTGTTTTCGACACAAGCACTTGAGATTCGACGGATGAGTGGCGCCGCCGTCAGCGTGAGGAACGGTGTGGTCGATGTCGCAGTGCATCGCGGGCTGGTCACAACCAGGAGCTCGGCACGTCAGGTCGCGACTCCGCACAAAGTCGGCCAACGCGGTTGAGGGCGTGTACCGCGGCTCAGCCGCCACTGGAACCGTCAACGGTTGCAGCGTAGCCGATTTGGCCAATTCGGCGA
This genomic window contains:
- a CDS encoding CDGP domain-containing protein, with amino-acid sequence MSRCIVGGFVAMLIAAELLASAPPASAGCQYGGPVLSKCDGPVQPDGTWQRCVAVPHLIYSGASSFLAPEKHCDVLGPDQHPGDPGLAEPPTHID